GCGTGCAGCGCGCCTTTCGCCTCCCCGGCGAAACGATCGCGGCGCTGGTCGAAGCGCCGGACGAGACGCGCTACGTCACTTTCGCACGCGCCGTGCCGCGCACCGCGGCACCGGGGCTGGTGACGATCGTGCTCGGCTGCGAGGCGAAGCACGCCGGTGCGCTGGGCGCTGCGGACGGCTTGAGCAGCGAGGCGATCCCGATCGGCCCCGCCTGCCATCTGTGCGAGCGCCCCGACTGCCCCGAGCGCGCGCTCCCGCCGGTGACGCGCGCGCTCGATCTCGACCAGTATCAGCGGCCGGTCTCGCCCTATCCGTTCCGTGCTACGTGAAGTTGACGAAGTTGACAGTCGTGACAGCGAAAAGAAGACATTCCTACAGGTGACCGACGGTGTGACAGAGCCGGCCCGACGGATCGGGTGCGGTGATGATCTCACGCGAAATCCTACATGGGAAGGCGCGCTATCGCCTCGATACTCGTCGATCACCTGAGCCCGTGCGCACGGTGTTGAGATAGGCTCCTGCCTGCGCAGGGGCGACGGCGATGGCGGCTATTACCCATCACTCGTCATTCGCTGAACAGATTCGCAAGCTCGAAACTGGACATTGACGTGCCGAAGCATGGCGGCCATACGCCGCTTTCAACGGCAATGGATTTCTGCCGGGCGTTCGCGCCGAACCGCTCCTCGGAGCCGATGATTCCTACCTGCTGCGGTAACGCAACAAGGAGGAACCGTGCGCGCGTCGTTTGCCAATCTGATCGCATCCCTGAACCTGATATCGCGGGCGCTGGCACAGCGCGGCCATGCCGCGTCGGTGTTGCGCTGGACGTTGTTACTCGTGCCGATGGCGATCGCGGTTGGCACGCTGTGTGCCGCGTTTCTGTGGAGCCTCGACGCCGCTACACGCGCGCGCTTCGATCACCCCTGGCTGCTCTTCCTGCTGCCCATCGGCGGTGCCGGAGTCGGTTGGCTCTATCACCGGCTCGGCCGTTCGGTGGAAGCCGGCAACAACCTGATCGTGGAACAGATCCACGAACCCGGCGGCGGCGTGCCGCTCAGGATGGCGCCGCTGGTCTTTCTCGGTACGATCGTCACGCACCTGCTGGGCGGTTCGGCCGGTCGCGAGGGAACGGCGGTGCAACTCGGCGGCAGCCTCGCCAGCGCAGTGGCCGGATGGTTCCGGCTCGATCCGCCGAGCGTGCGCATCATTCTGATGGCCGGTGTTGCGGCCGGGTTTGGTGCGGTCTTCGGCACGCCGCTGGCGGGCGCAGTCTTCGCGCTGGAGGTGCTCGCAGTCGGCCGGGTGGAATATGCCGCGCTCGTGCCGTGCCTCGTCGCGGCGCTAGTCGGCGACTGGACGTGTCACGCATGGGGCATCCACCACGCCGCCTATGCCGTCTCGACCTTCGCTCCCAAGGAGCCGGGCCTGCTGTTCGAGCCCGTCCTGCTGCTCAAGGCCGCTCTCGCTGGCGTCGCGTTCGGCCTTGCGAGCCTGATCTTCGCCGAAGCTAATCATGCGTTGGGCGGCTGGCTCAAGAAGATCGTGCCTTATGGCCCTGCGCGACCGGCGATCGGCGGCATCGCCTTGATCGCTCTGACCTACCTCATCGGCACGCGCGCCTATCTCGGCCTCGGCGTCTGGAGCCTGACCCCCGGCGCCCCGACCATCGTCGGCTTCTTCCAGCCCGGCGCGGACAGCTGGAGTTGGGCGTTCAAGATGCTGTTCACCGTCGTAACGCTGAGCGGTGGCTTCAAGGGCGGCGAGGTCACGCCGCTCTTCTTCATCGGCGCGGCGCTCGGCCATGCGCTCGCCGCCCCGCTCGGCGTGCCCGTCGATCTGTTTGCGGCGCTCGGCTTCGTCGCGGTGTTCGCGGGCGCCGCGAACACGCCGCTCGCCTGCACGATCATGGGCGTCGAGCTGTTCGGCGCGGGCACGGCGGTGCCTGTCGCCGTCGCCTGCTTCATCGCCTATGTCTGTTCGGGGCATAGCGGCATCTATCTGTCGCAGCGGGTCGCGGTGCCCAAGCGGTCGCGCACGATCCTGCCTCCCGATCTCACGCTGCGAGACGTGCGTGCGCTGCGTCCCGCGGCCGATCTCTCCGCTCTCTTCGCCCCCCGCCATCAGGAAGGCATTGCCATGTCTGACATCCATCATGTGACGCCGAGCGAGATCGGCATGATCCGCATCTATCTGAAGCCCGGCGACAAGGCGTCATGGGGCGGGGCCAAGTCGCGGTGGGGCGCCAAGCCGCTCTACCGGACGCTGGTTGCACAGGCGAAGGCCACCGGGATCATGAACGCCGTCGCCCACCACACCCATTATGGCTACAGCAACCACGGTCCCGTTCGCGAGAACGGCTCGGAGATCTCCGACCCGCATCTGACGATGTGCGTCGAATTGATCGGCCAGCGCGAGCAGCTCGAGCAATTCTGCCGCGCGCATGGCGACGTGCTGGCGAGCAACGTGATCGTCTACAAGCATCTTGAACACTGGAGCGTTGGGCCGAAGGGTCTCGATCAAATCGATGCGCCTGCGGCCGAGCTTGCCGAAGGGTGACCGTGACCTGCAATCTCCACGCGGAGCAGTGGCTTTTTATGATGCTAGGTAAAGAGCCGTCGGGCAGTAAAATCCCATGATCAGCCTAAAAGCGGCCTGTCCCGAACCCACCATTCCGTCATTGCGAGCATGGCGGAGCAATCCAGATGCGGTGACGGATGGATCGCCACGGCGCTTCGCAGCTCGCGATGACGGGCTTGGCGGGTGTTGTTCCCGCCTATCCCGTCGCGCCGGCAGATATCGATCTCAATCCAACCCTCTCCCCCTGCGGCACCCGACCCGCTAGACCCGGCGCATGATCGAGACGGACCTTCTCATCGTCGGCGGCGGGGTGAACGGGTGCGGGATCGCGCGCGATGCGGCGGGGCGGGGCCTCAAGGTGCTGCTGGTCGAGCAGGACGATCTCGCCGGGCACACCTCGTCCGCCTCCACCAAGCTGATCCACGGCGGTCTGCGCTACCTCGAATATTACGAGTTCCGGCTGGTGCGCGAGGCGCTGATCGAGCGCGAGAAGCTGCTTCATATCGCGCCGCACATCATCTGGCCGCTGCGCTTCGTCATGCCGATGCCGCCGACGGGGCGGCCCGGATGGATGATCCGGCTGGGTCTGTTCCTCTACGATCATCTCGGCGGGCGCGGATCTCTGCCGGGGTCGCAGGGGGTGTCGCTGAAAGGGCCGCTCGGCGCCGGGATCAAGGCGGAGATCGCCAAGGGCTTCGCTTATTCGGATTGCTGGGTGCAGGATTCGCGGCTGGTCGCGCTCAACGCGCTCGATGCGCGCGAGCGGGGTGCCGACATCCGCACGCGGACGCGCTTCGCGGGGGCGACACGCGATGCGCAAGGATGGACCGCGACGATCGCCGACGACGATGGCGAGCAACAGGTCTGCGCCCGCGCGATCGTCAACGCGGCGGGGCCGTGGGTCGATCATGTCGTCGGCGCGGCGCGGGGCGCGCATCCCGAACGGCCGCCGCGTCTGGTCAAGGGTAGCCACATCATCGTGCCGCGCCTGTTCGACGGCGATCACGCATATATCCTGCAGAATCCGGACAAGCGCATCGTCTTCGCCATCCCCTACGAGCGCGATTTCACGCTGATCGGTACCACGGACGTCGCGTGGCACGACGATCCCGCCGCGCCCGCGATCAGTGCGGAGGAGACGGCCTATCTGTGCGAAAGCGTCAGCCGCTATTTCGCGAAAGCGGTGCGACCCGAGGATGTCGTCCACTCCTACGCCGGTGTCCGCCCGCTGTTCGACGACGGCAGCGCCAGCGCGTCTGCCGTCACCCGCGATTACGTGCTGAAGCTGGGCGAGGAGGAGGGGCCGCAGATCCTCTCGGTGTTCGGCGGCAAGATCACCACCTACCGCCGCCTCGCCGAACATGCGCTGGAGAAGCTCGCGCCCTTCCTGCCGGCGATGGGCGAGGCGTGGACCGATCGCGTAGCGCTGCCGGGCGGCGACATCGGCGATTTCGGCGCTTTTCTCAGCGGGGTCCGGCGGCGCTGGCCGTTCCTGTCCGAGCGGACGTCGTGGCGGCTCGCGCGGGCCTATGGATCGCGGATCGATCGCGTGCTGGGCGATGCCGCGAGCCTTGCCGAGCTGGGCGAGGATCTGGGCGGCGGGCTGCACGCGCGCGAGGTGGATTATCTGGTCCGCGAGGAATGGGCGCGGACGGCCGAGGACATCCTCTGGCGGCGCTCCAAGCTGCTGCTGCACGTGCCGCCGGGGACGGAGAGGCGGCTGGAGCATTATCTCCGTCGGACACGGGAAACCCGTTCGTCCTGAGCGAAGTCGAAGGACGTGCCTTGGGCGTCTCGCTTGCGGCACGCACTTCGACTTCGCTCAGTGCGAACGGTAGAGAGGGATATGGCGAAGCACATCCTCGCGATCGATCAGGGCACGACGTCCACCCGCTCCATCGTCTTCGACGCGCGCGCGCAGGCGGTGGCGACCGCGCAGAGCGAGTTCGCGCAGCATTACCCGCAATCCGGCTGGGTCGAGCACGACCCGGTGGACATCTGGCGCGATACGCTCGCTACCATGAAGGAGGCGATCGCCAAGGCGCATCTGCAGCCCGCCGATATCGCGGCGATCGGCATCACCAACCAGCGCGAGACGGCGGTGCTGTGGGATCGCGAGACGGGCGAGGCGGTGCACAGGGCGATCGTCTGGCAGGACCGGCGCGGGGCGCCGCTTTGCGCGCGGCTGAAGGAGGAGGGGCACGAGCCGCTCGTCCGTCGCAAGACCGGGCTGTTGCTCGATCCCTATTTCTCCGCCTCCAAGCTCGCCTGGCTGTTCGACGAGGTGGAGGGCCTGCGCGCGCGGGCCGAGGCGGGCGAGCTGGCCTTCGGGACGATCGATTGCTTCCTGCTCTGGCGGCTGACCGGCGGGAAGGTCCACGCCACCGACGCCACCAATGCGTCGCGCACCCTATTGTTCGATATCCACGCGCAGGATTGGGACGACGAACTGCTCGGCCTGTTCGGCGTGCCGCGCGCGATCCTGCCCGAGGTGCGCGACAATGCCGGTGTCTTCGGCGAGACGGTGCCCGATCTGCTCGGCGCTGCGATCCCGGTCGCCGGCATGGCGGGGGACCAGCAGGCGGCGGTGGTCGGCCAGGCCTGTTTCGATCCGGGGTCGGCCAAGTCGACGTACGGCACCGGCTGCTTCCTGCTGCTGAACACCGGCGAAGAGGCGATCACCTCCGATCACCGCCTGCTCACGACCGTGGCCTACCGGCTGAACTGCAGGCCGACCTATGCGCTGGAGGGATCGATCTTCGTCGCGGGCGCTGCGGTGAAGTGGCTGCGCGATGGCTTGGGTCTCATCACCCACGCCTCGCAGACCGACGACATGGCGACCCGCACCGAGGACAATGGCGGGGTCTACATGGTGCCGGCCTTCGTGGGCCTCGGCGCGCCGCACTGGGATCCGGATGCGCGCGGGCTGATCACCGGGCTGACGCTGGGCACTACCGCCGCGCATGTCGCGCGCGCCGCGCTGGAGGCGGTCGCCTACCAGACCCACGATCTTGCCGAGGCGATGGTGGAGGACGGCGCCGCGAAGCTGGAAACGCTGCGGGTGGACGGGGGCATGGCGGCGAACGACTGGCTCTGTCAGTTCCTCGCCGATCTGCTCGATCTGCCGGTCGAGCGACCGGCGATGCTGGAGACGACGGCACTGGGCGCGGCGCTGCTCGCCGGGATCGGGATCGGCCTGTGGGATGGGCCGGAAGCCGTGGCGAAGCTCGATCGCAAGCTCGACCGGTTCGAGCCGCACGCGTCGGCGGGCCGGCGTGCCTCGCTGGAAGGGTGGCGGAGGGCCTTGCGGCAGGCGCTGGCGTAAATTCCCCTCCCTTTCAGGGAGGGGAGATGTCAGGCAGCTCTCAGATGCGCCACGAAGGTGTCGGTGGCGCTCTGCAGCGTTTCGGCATGGCGGAGCAGCGCGCCGGCCGCCCCCTTCACCTCGCCCGACAGCCGCTCGGCAGCGCTGGCGCTGGTCGAGACTTCGGCGATGCGGTGGGCCATGGCATCCATGCCGGCGGCGGCCTCGTCGGCGTTGCGCTCGATCGTGGTGGCGGCCTGGCGCTGTTCGTCGACGGACGCGCGGATTGCGGCGGCGGCCTCGATCAGTTCGCCGATCGCCTCCGTCACCTGCGCGAAGCTCTGCTCGGCTTCGTTGGCGCCGGAATACATGCCGGAAACGAGACCGGTGATCTCGCCCGTGGCATGTGCGGCCTGGCCGGCAAGCGCCTTCACCTCCTGCGCCACCACCGCGAAGCCGCGACCCGCATCTCCGGCGCGCGCCGCCTCGATCGTGGCGTTGAGCGAGAGCAGGTTGGTCTGCGCTGCGATGGTGGAGATCAGGTTGGCGAATTCGCCGACATTCTGCGTGCGTCCGGCGAGCGTGCGCACCGCGCGATCACCGGCGTTGGAGCGTAGCCGGGCATGGTCGGTCAGCTCGGCCTGCTGGGTGACGTTGATCGCGATGCTGCCGATGGAGCGCGAGAGCGTGCTGACCCCGCCGGCAACCGAACGCGCGGCGTCGGACGCCTGCAGCGCGGTCGCGGCGACGTCGGCGGCCTGGCGGCCGGTATTCTGCGCCAGCCCGTTGAGCGAGCGGGCCGAGCCTTCCAGCGAGGTCGCGGCGACGCCGACTGCGGACGCGACGGCGGCGACCGAACGCTCGAACTCTCCGGCCAGTCGCAGCAGATCGGCGCGGCGCATCTCGGCGATCGCGGCTTCTGCCTGTTCGCGCTGGGCGCGTTCGGCCTGGGCCTCGCGCTGCGAGGATTCTGCGGCAGCGAGCGCCTCCTCGGCCCGCGCCTTAGCGGCGGTGGCGTCGGCGGCGAGCTGATCGCTGTTATGGCGCGCGAAGCCCTGTTTCAGGATCATGCCGCGCAACTTGGTGGCGATATAGCCGAGCACGCCGCATTCCAGCGCGACCGCGACGGCGTGGATCATCACGCGCCAGATGCCGTTGGTCCCGTCGAACACCCACGAAGGGGCCAGCGTGTTGAGCAGCAAATGGTGGATCGCGATCGCGGCGCCCGCCACGACCAGCGGTCGCCAGTCGCACAGGATGGTGAGGCCCGCGAGCGAGACGTAGAAATACATGTGCATGTCGAGCTGCCACGCCGCGCCGCGCATGACGAATACGAGCAGCGCCGGGTGCACCGCCAGCATGATCGCCACGACGTTGCGCGCGGCGATGTCGATGCGCCCCCGGATCGCGCACAGGGTGGGCACGATGTTGACGACGATGCCGACGCTCAGCGCCTCCCAGCCGGATGTGCCGAAGACCAGCGCCATGCAGAACAGCGCCACCACGCTCAGCCAGCCCGCGATGACGAGCAGGCGGATGCCGGCGCGGCGGAGGTCGTTCAGTTCGTGGACGATCATGCGCTCGCTCCCGCCCGGCAACCGCCCGGCGGCACGGCCAGCACCAAAGTCGCGTGACGGAACAGCCCGGTCAGAGTGTCACGGCGCCCCTCGACGATCAGCGATCCGGGAGTCGGTCCCGTACCGATCAATCGTGTCTCGCCATGTAGCGCGCGCGCGGGGAGAGACTGGATCGCCGTTCCGGTAAGCGGCACCAGCAGCATCTGCCCCTGCGCCGGCGGCGCCAGCAGCAGCCAGCCGAGCGTGGCCGCCGCGATCGTGGACTGCAGTCCGATCAGGCCGGCGGACGAGGCCCGGCGATGTGCATCCGAAACGGTGTTCATTCCATCCGGTTAGGATCGGGATGGTTATGAAGGGTTTAACCCTCGTCCGCAGATTCGACGAAAAGACTAGGAAATCCGTGCGCCTAGCCGTCCCGCGCGGACGTAGCTAAACCACAACAGGCCCGCGAAAAGGATCGATCCGCCGATCGTCGCGATCGGGTCGAACCAGGCACCGACCACCGCCAGCGGCGCCGGGTTGAGCGTGATCGAGATCGGCACGGCCAGCGCGACTCCGAACAGGCTCTCGCCGACGATCAGGCCGGATGCCATCAGCACGCCGATCCGCTGGGTGGCGGGCGAGGGGTTCCTTTTCTCCCACCAATGGCCGAGGAAGGCGCCGATCACCACCGGCAGCGTGGCGGACATCGGAAGGTAGATGCCGATGCCAACGCCCAGCGGCGGCAGGCGCAATTTGCCCATCCGCCCGAGCATCCCGTCGAGCGCGATCAGCACGAAGCCGATGATCGCGCCGATGCCGATCAGGCTCCAGTCGAGATCGTGCGCCAGCACGCCTTTGGCCAGCGCCGAGATCAGCACCGCCTGCGGGGCGGGCAGCGGCGTCGGGTGGGCGGCCGTCGCGTCGCCGAAGCCATAGGCCTTGGCGAGCAGGTTGAGCACCAGCGGGATGGTGATCGCGCCCGCCACCACGCCGACCATCAGCGCGACCTGCTGCTTCCACGGAGTCGCGCCGACGAGCTGGCCGGTCTTGAGATCCTGAAGGTTGTCGTTGGCGATGGCGGCGGCGCAGAAGATGATCGAGGTGGCGAACAGCGCCAGCGCGATCATCTGCGAGGAGGCGGAGGCCGGCACGAACGGCTCGACCGCCACCGCCAGCAGGATCGCCGCACCGAGGATCGCGAGGATGCCGACACCCGACAGCGGACTGTTCGACGCGCCGATCAGTCCCGCCATGTAGCCGCAGACCGAGGCGACGATGACGGTCGCGACATAGATATAGACCGTCCCGCCGATCGCCAGCGGCCAACTCCACGCCGCGAGCGGCCCGGTGCCGGTGAAATGAAGCAGCAGACCGATCGTGGGGACGAGCAACGCGGCGGTGATCGCGCCGACGATCGGCACCGGCATGTCACGCTCCTCGACCGGCAGCACGGCGCCGGACGCGCCTTTACGCGCCCTGGACGAGGCGGCGGCATCGCGCAGACCCTTCGCGATCGGCAGCACCAGCTTGCCCAGCGTCCACAGC
This genomic stretch from Sphingomonas oryzagri harbors:
- a CDS encoding DUF190 domain-containing protein encodes the protein MRASFANLIASLNLISRALAQRGHAASVLRWTLLLVPMAIAVGTLCAAFLWSLDAATRARFDHPWLLFLLPIGGAGVGWLYHRLGRSVEAGNNLIVEQIHEPGGGVPLRMAPLVFLGTIVTHLLGGSAGREGTAVQLGGSLASAVAGWFRLDPPSVRIILMAGVAAGFGAVFGTPLAGAVFALEVLAVGRVEYAALVPCLVAALVGDWTCHAWGIHHAAYAVSTFAPKEPGLLFEPVLLLKAALAGVAFGLASLIFAEANHALGGWLKKIVPYGPARPAIGGIALIALTYLIGTRAYLGLGVWSLTPGAPTIVGFFQPGADSWSWAFKMLFTVVTLSGGFKGGEVTPLFFIGAALGHALAAPLGVPVDLFAALGFVAVFAGAANTPLACTIMGVELFGAGTAVPVAVACFIAYVCSGHSGIYLSQRVAVPKRSRTILPPDLTLRDVRALRPAADLSALFAPRHQEGIAMSDIHHVTPSEIGMIRIYLKPGDKASWGGAKSRWGAKPLYRTLVAQAKATGIMNAVAHHTHYGYSNHGPVRENGSEISDPHLTMCVELIGQREQLEQFCRAHGDVLASNVIVYKHLEHWSVGPKGLDQIDAPAAELAEG
- the glpD gene encoding glycerol-3-phosphate dehydrogenase, producing the protein MIETDLLIVGGGVNGCGIARDAAGRGLKVLLVEQDDLAGHTSSASTKLIHGGLRYLEYYEFRLVREALIEREKLLHIAPHIIWPLRFVMPMPPTGRPGWMIRLGLFLYDHLGGRGSLPGSQGVSLKGPLGAGIKAEIAKGFAYSDCWVQDSRLVALNALDARERGADIRTRTRFAGATRDAQGWTATIADDDGEQQVCARAIVNAAGPWVDHVVGAARGAHPERPPRLVKGSHIIVPRLFDGDHAYILQNPDKRIVFAIPYERDFTLIGTTDVAWHDDPAAPAISAEETAYLCESVSRYFAKAVRPEDVVHSYAGVRPLFDDGSASASAVTRDYVLKLGEEEGPQILSVFGGKITTYRRLAEHALEKLAPFLPAMGEAWTDRVALPGGDIGDFGAFLSGVRRRWPFLSERTSWRLARAYGSRIDRVLGDAASLAELGEDLGGGLHAREVDYLVREEWARTAEDILWRRSKLLLHVPPGTERRLEHYLRRTRETRSS
- the glpK gene encoding glycerol kinase GlpK; this encodes MAKHILAIDQGTTSTRSIVFDARAQAVATAQSEFAQHYPQSGWVEHDPVDIWRDTLATMKEAIAKAHLQPADIAAIGITNQRETAVLWDRETGEAVHRAIVWQDRRGAPLCARLKEEGHEPLVRRKTGLLLDPYFSASKLAWLFDEVEGLRARAEAGELAFGTIDCFLLWRLTGGKVHATDATNASRTLLFDIHAQDWDDELLGLFGVPRAILPEVRDNAGVFGETVPDLLGAAIPVAGMAGDQQAAVVGQACFDPGSAKSTYGTGCFLLLNTGEEAITSDHRLLTTVAYRLNCRPTYALEGSIFVAGAAVKWLRDGLGLITHASQTDDMATRTEDNGGVYMVPAFVGLGAPHWDPDARGLITGLTLGTTAAHVARAALEAVAYQTHDLAEAMVEDGAAKLETLRVDGGMAANDWLCQFLADLLDLPVERPAMLETTALGAALLAGIGIGLWDGPEAVAKLDRKLDRFEPHASAGRRASLEGWRRALRQALA
- a CDS encoding methyl-accepting chemotaxis protein, whose translation is MIVHELNDLRRAGIRLLVIAGWLSVVALFCMALVFGTSGWEALSVGIVVNIVPTLCAIRGRIDIAARNVVAIMLAVHPALLVFVMRGAAWQLDMHMYFYVSLAGLTILCDWRPLVVAGAAIAIHHLLLNTLAPSWVFDGTNGIWRVMIHAVAVALECGVLGYIATKLRGMILKQGFARHNSDQLAADATAAKARAEEALAAAESSQREAQAERAQREQAEAAIAEMRRADLLRLAGEFERSVAAVASAVGVAATSLEGSARSLNGLAQNTGRQAADVAATALQASDAARSVAGGVSTLSRSIGSIAINVTQQAELTDHARLRSNAGDRAVRTLAGRTQNVGEFANLISTIAAQTNLLSLNATIEAARAGDAGRGFAVVAQEVKALAGQAAHATGEITGLVSGMYSGANEAEQSFAQVTEAIGELIEAAAAIRASVDEQRQAATTIERNADEAAAGMDAMAHRIAEVSTSASAAERLSGEVKGAAGALLRHAETLQSATDTFVAHLRAA
- a CDS encoding OPT family oligopeptide transporter, whose protein sequence is MAQAGQDKELTLGALVLGSALTLIFTAANVFLGLKVGLTFSTSIPAAVISMVALKALGQSGILQNNIVQTVASSAGTLSSIIFVMPGLIMVGWWADFPFWQSALICATGGLLGVMFSIPLRRALVTGSDLPFPEGCAAAEVLKVGSDDGSPAGAEESKAGLLALLTGSAVSAFYALLTAMRLAAADAAAWFRIGPSATGIDYGLSFALMGVGHLVGLSVGAAMLLGLFVGFGAATPILVWLHHAPDPAAIAEATWAHEVRFIGAGVIGVAALWTLGKLVLPIAKGLRDAAASSRARKGASGAVLPVEERDMPVPIVGAITAALLVPTIGLLLHFTGTGPLAAWSWPLAIGGTVYIYVATVIVASVCGYMAGLIGASNSPLSGVGILAILGAAILLAVAVEPFVPASASSQMIALALFATSIIFCAAAIANDNLQDLKTGQLVGATPWKQQVALMVGVVAGAITIPLVLNLLAKAYGFGDATAAHPTPLPAPQAVLISALAKGVLAHDLDWSLIGIGAIIGFVLIALDGMLGRMGKLRLPPLGVGIGIYLPMSATLPVVIGAFLGHWWEKRNPSPATQRIGVLMASGLIVGESLFGVALAVPISITLNPAPLAVVGAWFDPIATIGGSILFAGLLWFSYVRAGRLGARIS